The following proteins are co-located in the Ailuropoda melanoleuca isolate Jingjing chromosome 13, ASM200744v2, whole genome shotgun sequence genome:
- the ADIG gene encoding adipogenin isoform X1 — protein MKYPLVPLVTDLTFSFLVSWLCLPVSLLLVLLIIWLHFLLSQDSAFHAFPAWLSWSPQSRGGNRAGWERLTDEGRRLWPVRCFPTPLLHQWTQESLQRTQLLSHYRRPPRAPGEEPEPVEMGEAGTRGEVGQLNSEEVLAQGWARRCS, from the exons ATGAAGTACCCTCTGGTGCCGCTGGTGACCGACCTCACGTTTTCCTTCCTGgtgtcctggctctgcctgcccGTGAGCTTGCTGTTGGTCCTGTTGATCATCTGGCTCCACTTCTTACTGAGCCAAG ACTCAGCCTTCCATGCTTTTCCAGCCTGGCTTTCCTGGAGTCCGCAGAGCCGTGGAGGCAACCGAGCTGGATGGGAGAGACTCACCGATGAGGGAAGACGACTCTGGCCAGTGAGATGCTTCCCGACTCCTCTCCTCCACCAGTGGACTCAGGAAAGCCTCCAGAGGACCCAGCTCCTTTCCCACTATAGACGAcctcccagggcccctggggaGGAGCCCGAGCCTGTGGAGATGGGAGAAGCAGGCACGCGGGGAGAAGTTGGCCAACTGAACTCAGAGGAGGTCCTAGCACAGGGCTGGGCCAGAAG GTGTTCCTGA
- the ADIG gene encoding adipogenin isoform X2 has translation MKYPLVPLVTDLTFSFLVSWLCLPVSLLLVLLIIWLHFLLSQAWLSWSPQSRGGNRAGWERLTDEGRRLWPVRCFPTPLLHQWTQESLQRTQLLSHYRRPPRAPGEEPEPVEMGEAGTRGEVGQLNSEEVLAQGWARRCS, from the exons ATGAAGTACCCTCTGGTGCCGCTGGTGACCGACCTCACGTTTTCCTTCCTGgtgtcctggctctgcctgcccGTGAGCTTGCTGTTGGTCCTGTTGATCATCTGGCTCCACTTCTTACTGAGCCAAG CCTGGCTTTCCTGGAGTCCGCAGAGCCGTGGAGGCAACCGAGCTGGATGGGAGAGACTCACCGATGAGGGAAGACGACTCTGGCCAGTGAGATGCTTCCCGACTCCTCTCCTCCACCAGTGGACTCAGGAAAGCCTCCAGAGGACCCAGCTCCTTTCCCACTATAGACGAcctcccagggcccctggggaGGAGCCCGAGCCTGTGGAGATGGGAGAAGCAGGCACGCGGGGAGAAGTTGGCCAACTGAACTCAGAGGAGGTCCTAGCACAGGGCTGGGCCAGAAG GTGTTCCTGA